The Ciona intestinalis chromosome 9, KH, whole genome shotgun sequence genome contains the following window.
TAAAAGACGTGGACCCTGCATTGGAGCACACTGAAACAACTGATGGCCAGAAACAACTTGTATGTAcaaatgtaattaattttgttataatttttttccaatttaatttcaatttattttgttgacaGGAAAGTATAAAAGACAGTGATTTAGAAGACATGGTGTCAATATCACAGGTGCTGAATGAAGACAGTTGCAAAATTGTTCGGTAAGTTTGGTTTAGCTGCATGAgttatattaagttttaaacaatgttttatctATTATTCGCCTCTGGGCTCTGACCTTGGACAAGTTACATAGCAGTAcatgctccaatccagtggtgaCTAATGGGGTCCCCAATTTCAATCATccaaattggaaaaaaagcTAAAACGTAACTCAAAATGTTACGGAACAGTCATTTAACTCTTCTGAATTTGCCAGTTTCTTAACAAACTTATAAAAGggatattcatttttttgttagaataggataaacaaaaacacagtatttaaaaatgtattgcaGTCGGAAGAAAAGAAACCTTCCATCAGTTCCAGTTAAAACCAAACTTACATCAGTTATAAGAAATGCTGAGGTATTTGGGGATAAAAAACCAAAGCACAAATATTCAGCTAAGAATAAAAGTTATGGTGAGTTTTTTGTAGGATGTTTAGtatggttgtttttttagacTTGCTCAAGTTGGCACATTTAGGCACCATTTAGCatgacataaaatataaaattttgtatgtaattgtaaaatctatatatatatctataccCCAAATTTTTGCTGTCAAATTTTTTGTACCTCTAATTTTATTCAGATTATTTTCTCAGATTTTGCCAAAAATTTGTCTGAATCCTCAGCACAATTAAAAGAGTCAAACAACTTTGTACAAGCACTGATATCTAACGAGAAAAAAACTACTAAGAGACGTCTAAGAAGCAGCAAAAAATTCAACAAGAAAAACATCTTTGACGTGCCGGTCTCTCACAAGGGGTTTCCCCCTTCACCACCCCCACTAAAGATGGGACGACAGATACAGATTCACCTGCTTACCCAACTGTGACGGAAAATCAGCCGAAAAATGAGGAGACAGAGACTGTTGAGAGTAACGATATGAAAAATGCACACAGTAGTGATAAGAGTGAAGAAATAATGCCAGAAAAGATGATTTCTGATGATGTGTCTGGCAAAATTTCCTCTACTGATCAAAAGTCTCATGAAGTTAATGTACCAGCTTCTAATGATGATGGTAATAATGGTCAGTCCATTGGAAATGagaaacaaaattcaaatgACCAAGCAGGTGATCCTACTGTTAAAGATAGCACGCCACCTAAAAATGCTGTTACATCAGAAAAAGTTGACAGTGAAAAGTTTTTGATAAAACTGAAACATGACAAGACACCTAAAAGTAAAACCATTACTCCTCCCAAAAGTACGCCATCGTCTCTTGGTCAAAGAAGTGGTAGAGCAAGAAAAGGtagtttttcaaaaacacCGCCCCAAAATAGCCCCGAGCATGTATTGGTTGCAGCGCATGATACATTACCTAAGACACCACCCTCTCAATTGGAAAATATGCCGGTTATTTGTGTTGGAGAGACAGAAGAGAACACTCAGGATAGCAAAGCATATTATGTGGACACCCCTCCAACTACTGAGTGCTCCCTGCTTGAAAGTAATGATTGTAAGAAGTcagaaactgaaaaaaatgataaagttACTAAAAGGTGTGGAAAAGTGGTATATGATATGTTTTTTCATATCTTTTAAAACTCAAATGTAAATCAAAAGCGCAAAAATTCAATTATGTACACCCTTACTGTTACTATAACCTTTTAACAtacgttctattttctttattgACTTAGTTTTATCACATTGAAATTTACAGACAGCCAGTGGAACTTGGTCTGCTTGACTTTAGTGGTCCCTCACAGCCAGTTAAACTCAACTCACAACCTAATAAGAAAATCATGGAGACCTGCAGGTTAGTTGtacattgtatttttacaacataccgcgttttaaattaattctgTCTAATGacagtatattttttaaaagcttctagtaaatataaacattgagaaatttattttaccagtaaaatgttttgtgtaGGATGGTAATTGACAATCTTGGTTCTTCCAAGTCAGAAGTTTTAAGTGAGAACGAGACTGGGCCATTGTCTGATAACCTCTTGGTTGTTGGACGAAGTGTTAACCTTACGAAGGTTCAGAGCAACAATTCTGACGCTGAAGTTGCCACAAATACTATGAAGGAGATACATGAAAAACTAAGTCAAATAGAGGAGCCTGCATGTTTAATAGAAAGCACCCATGATGTGTGTGGCTCGCCACAGAAGCAGGAAAACGAAATATCTGTAAAACTTCAAGGATCGTCCACATATGCTTGCGACACAGACTCGTCAATCACAAATTCCACGAACTGTATACTGAACAGCGAACCAACTTCTAACAAGCttgtttcaaaaaatgatCCAGTTGTGGTGAAAATAAAACGTGCAAATGTAAGAAATGTTAAGACAAGGAAAGTCGGGGTTTTGCCTGCTTCTCGtacgataaaaaagaaaggtAGACCTTCCAAAGCTGTGAGACGGACGAGTTATAAGCTGAAAATGAATTTCGCATCTTCAAGCAAGAAAAAAACgggaaaaacaattaaaacaatttctgATAGGTTGTTAGAGCAAAAGAAGTTAAGTCAGGTGTCAACTAACTCACAATCTCAAATCAGTGAATCTGTTAAAGAGatggaaaagaatgttttaagTTCGGTTGAAAAAACAAAGGATTTTTGCAATGAAAGTGCAGCAGATGATAGAAATGttctagaaaataaaaacaaaagttttccAAGCACCAGTAGTGAAGAAATGATGTGTACGTCTAATGGTTGGGGAGGCACAAAACTGAAAATCCGAATATGTAGAAGTTCTGATCATTCACCAAAAAAATCTTCCGATGCTGctacaaagaaacaaaacgttttaaatGAGAAGAAAGttcaacattttttgaaaGATAAACCAATAGAAAACTTACCTACTTCCCCAGCTGTAATTCCTAACTCCATGAAACTAACAAgcaatagaaataaaattgcGAAAAAGACAGGACCATattcaaagaaaacaaaaatcccTGTTTCTACTTGTGCAGCTACGGACCTAATTTCTTCAAGCTGCCCGTTGCCCCAAACAGATGATGAATTCAagcaaaatgataaaataattCGTTCATTTGAGCGCAGTCTGTCTGTAAATCTTATTAGGTGTGACATAGATACTTTACACTTCACACACCCCATGCCAAAAGTCGATCGAAAAATCCAAAAAGGAAGAAGAACTGGAGTAAAAGTTGAATCGAAACGTATTGGAAGTGAGGATCATATTTCCTCAAGTCCTCTCCTCTTCCCACCATCCCAGGAACAAACAAATGAAGTTCAGAAGTCGACTGATCAACATGAAAAGGTGGCTCGTACAACTTACgcttatataatttttaagcTGATATATTACGAAACCAaacctttttttgtatatacataGGGATATATAAAagatgaaaatatttattttgcataCAAATTAAACACTTTACATTACATAGGATTTATATACAATAGATGCAGTGTAATAGTACTATgagtataatatatttaatttacaaacaaaataaacgcTTTGCACTGTTAAACGGTAAACTAAATACTTATTACCATTTTCTCAGGATACATCCGACAATAAGAAAGCTATAGTTAAGGAAAAGAAAGAAGATAGTTGGAATAAAATCGGTAATTAAATCTACAAGTTATGTGTGTGTCTTAATACATATGTTGATTTTCTATGCATATTACACTCTGTATGCTTTTTAGATACCAACATGAACATTGTAAATGAAAACGCTGGCACTACTACAAATTctcaagaagaagaagaaaccGACCATTTTCATCTTCcagaaaaaatcaaagtaaATCATATAAACTTGTTTCATCTGCTTAGTTTTACAGAACAAggttttttattagaaaaatcttttatttttagaattttctCTCGTCACTTAACAAGACTCTTCAACTTAGCAAAGAAATTGAGTTAAGTTTCCCAGCTTTGGTGGCTGATTTTGAGAAGTGGCGTGAATATTGCATGAAGATATCTCATACTTTGAAACTGGGAGAGGAAACGCATGGTAAGTGAATTAATCAATAAGCACAGCTCTGTaagtttttacccaaaatGATCTGTACGATGCATtcttatacatatataacttttttttaattattacggAGAATTGTGAAAAAGAATAAACCAGCTATACTGCtggatttgaatatttttaaaatgcaaaaattacCACGAATTATTTGTTACAGCTTTGCTGCTTTATCATTACAGTCCACTTTTCAGCAACAAGTATTAGTGTGACACTGCTGTTAATTTATACTACATATGTGTGTGTTCTTTTACAGATGATTCAAATCAGAACTTAGAAACTTTTACACCAAACAAGGATCAAGTTATGTCTGATGATAAACAGAGCCAGCCGGTTATAAAACCAACTGAAATTGAAATGGACGATGAGATTGACTGTAGTTTGCCTACAGTACGGCACATACTCAATGCAAGGGAAAGGACACAAGAATTGGATAATTTATCctcaaaagaaaaaaatgtttttgtagaGGAACCAATTCTTATTGGTGATAAAGAAGAGGATCTGGTCATTATAGATGAAGACCAAGGATTAGAGGATGGAAACAACACATATCTACTTGATGATGATAACACTCCAACATTGCCAGAGAGTACTGGCCAATcttcagtgtttccagatcaAATTCAAGCTTCACCTATTCAGGCTTCACAAGACATGCTACCATGTTCAGCAGGAAGCACTGGTAATCCTGTGTTTAAAAGATCCCTGCTCTCACTGAAGCGAAAACGTGTCCTCTCCTCTTCGAGTGATTCCTGCTCTCCTAAGCAGCCAAAGAGGAAGAGAATTATCTGTAATGATGAAGAAGGCCAATCTTCGCAAGAATTTTCAAACTCAGGAAAAtctgaaaattgttttaatgaacATTTTGCATCTCAAGCATCCGAAAAGTCGATAGATATTGTTAACTCTTCCCTACAATCTGACCCTGCACATAATCTTGAAAGTAACGaagtaagttgttttatttctaccAATCTTTCCACACTATGTGCAAGCTTTGTAGGTTAGATGTTATACAACACCGAGCTGTATTTTTTCAGATACATTTCTTAAAAATGTTAGGTTAACCTGTATCAACTAAAATGGTCAGGTTACATATAGTTACGaatacaagtaaaatattaataacttactGATACATCAGGTAAAGCAGTAATTCACAAACTGTGTGTGGTAACTTACTGTCTTTCTTGCTAATTTTAGTTGTTAAGCTGCTTAAGCTAAGAAgtagtaaataataaatattgttggtGTGTTGCAAGTATGGTCAACTTTTCTAAAGACGTTGCAAACTTGCAACATAAATGTTTGAGATAACAATATGTACAATCTAAACGTTTCCTTGAAATTTTGCACCTATGCTTTTCGaatatatataggtttttgtaaattttcaatGTATATAAGTTAGTAGTTACTGACCATAATTGTTATAGATTAACATTcacatgttttaatattactcTCAGGGTTTAATGAAAGATGAACCAAGTAAAGAAGATGAGAATATGGTGGATAAAGAAGAACAATCAATGGATTTGAATAATAGATTGGATGAAAAtgtaagtatttttaatatgttgttttaatttaaaagggaaatatttatgtatgttatacatagtaaatattaatattattcaccTTAAAACCAAGATCATTTGTAAAAATTGCTattgaaagaatatttacattatgtctGGGAGCACAAGTTACAGAACAAATTAAACAGATTCCGGACACTCCTGATTCCCCCTTGACAAATGACACATCCGAGAATGAGGTTGTTAAACTCCAGCCAAACCCAGTTGACATGGCAACGCAAATGGATGAATGTTTTGAGGAAATGCACAATTCCACACCTGCAGATATTTTGTCAGAAATAGATGAAACTCCATTTACCTTATCTCAGGTAATAACATTGTGTTACTTGAGTATACTATGCGATTATTAAGTATTTTAATGAGTAAAATCAGCAAAAAAAATCATCTAAAAATTGccaaattttttgaaaaataaatttcagaGGACTAAATCCCTTTCTTTTGATCAGCATAagcaacaattttgtttttatgtttatacaagagggtgggggaagatagaacaccttttaagttttaactgtattttttccgtcccatttagtggtaaacaaagaacattcaaagaattataaaactttttcctcacaactcctcacagataaggatatttgaatattatgtgctaaaggtgtctcttATACCCCCACCGTacttaatgtatatttaaaccCAGATACCTCCCCCTACTCCACCTCCACCAATCAACAACCAACCTTCAGTGAGCGCGCCCGGACCTGCCCAATCAGATACAATTTATGTTGATGATCTTTTAAGAAAGTAAATACTTTAATGAATATCAATTAtctaaaaatacttttctaTAGAACCATTTGCTAGTCTGCTTGCCacgaattttaaaatatattttaagtagAAACAATAGCAATTtatacagatttttttaaatataaataataatgtttgtatttaaaaaagttttaacttataaatatgcacaaaaacaattataactttattttgcaCAGAATTTCTGAATTCACAGAAGattataaaacagttacaAACGACGATACAGATGACACCGCGCTACAACTAGACAACTTTTTTATCGAAGAAaggacaaaaaataatcaacctTCTGTACCAAAAGAATCTGTTAACTTAGAAAAACATACACCAATACCCAGGGAGTCAACAGTGTCTACAGATACATTAAACACATCTAAAAAACAGGTCACtgaaaatgtaaaagaaaatgatAATATGACCCCAATAGAATCTCCAAATGGGAGTAAAAAACCTCTGAGACAATCTAGTTTTTCGGAACCTATTTCTCCTTTAAAATTACCAAGTCTTCCAAACAAGTCTACTGCAAGAAAAAAGCGAAACAGTCAAATAGGGGTCAGCAAACCGGATGAAAAAAATTCTAGTGTAAGTAGattgttattattacatatattgtttttttggagGGGGAGGGctgtaacttttaaagattATGAAGATGCCAAAAATTTAATCCAAAACTGATGTTTCTGAACTCCTGAACAGGCTTAACATGATGCATATGTTTAGTTGACCCCAAGAAGCAACCCACCAGCTGCAGTTTTGACTTCCAAACCTCCAAAACCAACCACGCCATCAAGGACTCCAAAAGCTTTCGTACAACCAACTTCTTCTGTcaagaaatttcaaaaaaatcagaGTATTTACTCTCTTTTTCTAGCTGTAGTTGCCATTTTTTCTTGGTATATATACAGATGGACCCCTGtcaatgatttgtttttgttcatTCGTAATTTCTTTGCAAAGACTTCATTTTACATCTTAAAACTATCTCTGTGTCTTACCACTTCTTTCCCATTCAGGATCAACACAACTGAGTGAATGTACAAACCAGGCAACCCCTAATACACCAAACAAAGATATCAATTTGAGTGATGTTTCAATGACCATACGTGGATCAAACAAGTAAATACCAGTTCTTTCTTGTTTTAACCAGCTTTATCATTCGttgtaatttttgtgtttttttttttttttacttcagtttattttttttattttacttctttttgttgatggtataaatatttttattatgccctttgttttattaacagaTATGCCAGAAATCTATTTGaatggattttttttcattaaccGACTGATGATGCTAATTATGTTTCTCAATCTTGTAGAATAACTTATTGggtttgatttttgtctgttacatatTTCATTCTGACTGTTAAGCAATTGATCAGGACCAGATTTCTGATATTTATCACACTAAGGAAAGAAATCTTGTCTTGCAGAAAATTGGGAATAATGACCAGTGGTATACAAGGCAAGGGACAACAAGTGGTACGagttattgcaaaaaaatacgaTGGAAAGTTTTTCAACAAGTTTGTAAATGGTGAAGTGACTCATTTGGTTGTGAAGACGGAAAATACGAGATGTGATCGAACACTCAAGTAAGAATATTATTTACGAATGACATTTTCCTGCATGAATAAATTGTTCGTGcattgaaatttataaaatgtttcttcAGATATCTGCAAGCAATTGCAAGTCGTTGTTGGATAGTGAGCATACTGTGGGTCACTCAgtcattgaaacaaaaaagattGCTTCCAGAAAATGAGTATGTTTAAGTTAGAATCATATTGTGTCTTAAACTGTGCATGATATTTAATGCATAACATTTAACTTGTTTTGCTGTGGAAACAGACATACTATCCCTATTTTACAACTAGTATTCTGGCATTCATTTACGCCAGCAgatcagtttttaaaaatatattttaacttttgccGAGTGCTAAACAGAAACAGACATAAGTTCACACAACAGCTCTATATGTTTATGCATCTTATCTGAGTAACCTacttaataaatgtaacatttcattatattttttttctcagGTTTGAAGTGATTGGTGACAAAATCGAAACAGATCCGGTTTTATTTTACGGACCGCGCAGGTCACGAGAAGCACCCAAAGAATATAAACTTTTATcggattattttatttgctgtTACTGTCCATTCGCTCTTTTCACAGCAGGTAGTAGAAAGTTATGTTACCATGCTCCTAATATATCAAAATGGTTACATGATTTGGTTTGtaaatactgtattttttttttaaactttttagtaTCTTTTTTATTGCCAGTCTGGTAAAAAtgtagattttattttaccaatgaTTTCTGacataaaacttatatttatccaGTTTAGAGCAATTTTAGGTATTCTGTTATGCCTATCATACcacatcaggatattttttataactgttgaGTTTTCTGCAGAGGAGCTCATGGAGTTGTTGAAGTTATGTGGTGCTCATGTTACCTCAAGTTTGAAAGACCTTGCATCTGACAGAAGCaaccagaaaaaaatgattgtgTTTGACCCGGACGCATATACTGACTCACTGCCGAATTATAAcggtaactttaaaaaactgataaaaactgtaataacaattattttacatttagaaATTGCTGCAAGGTATAACTCTGAAGCTGTATCGAGTAATTGGGCATTAGAATGCATTGCTTCATTTACTGTCCAGCCGACTGCTGTCTATCCAGTTGAGGAATTTGAATCACAACTTAGCTAAACTTTTACATTAACGTAACAAGCAAAGAAGATATTTCAAGACATAACTATAGCCTTTTTAacacagttttatttacacctgacataatttttttttttttttaaatcttcagttttaatttttcgttctTCTTAgcagtatttattttatagtcgtccgttttaattctgttttattagtGCTCAAGTCTTTAAGTAGCAGTGTCTTCTGTTCCAACATAGTAACCGGTTAACTATAATTTGACACGAACGTCTTTATGTTGTTGCTCTCAATCTTTCTATGCGttcgttttattttcgttttcaaGATTACGAGCATATAATTACAAACCAGAATCGGGGCGCTTTAGATTAATGTGCGGTTGAATTTACGATGCTCTAATTCTAATAAATGCTCATTCTACTTCTAAACTTATAAGAAATATGGTACGATTGGGCCCTTTGACCTTCGTGGCGTATAGCAGATTTGGCACACGAAGTCAATACGCAATATAGAACCTCGCCTGACATCAAGAAGTACCATACCCAACGCCGATTATACTAGGTATCAAGTATTCGATTAACCACTGGTTCACATTTACCCGTTGACAGATTGATTTCGTTACCACGGCAAGCGGTAATCCGCTGAATTACAGTTGATCTAAAAACCTATCATTATAAATAAGCTGTCGACATTTAGGTTAAGCCGAGGTCAGGGTATGTTTCAACTGCATAGAAAATGCCACGAATTGCATTTCTCGTGTGCAGTCGTTTGGTGCGCTTTGTAGACATACGCCGATCACGTGGTAACCATGCAGCATGTGTGTGATGATCGATAGTTTGTCAAATTGGTAGTTTCGTCTTTCGATTTAGGAAGCGTCTGGAGACCAAGAAAACGAACTTCTAATTGGTGTGCAAAAATGCAGAATATTTATTCAGCGCAAACTCTGTACTTCATGCgaaaagaaatgtaaaagGCACAGCGTACAGAAAGGTGTAGCCTAAGCCTAACTAAAAAAGGACTACTACAACATTATAAGGCTATGGCGTTACActatttatgatatttttattatgtactTATAGTGTCCTTTAACGtttattaacttaaatatGCTTAACAGAAATATGCcctgcattttattttaacaaatattataagTAGCAGTTCAGGTGTACTCACTGTACTGTTTGCTTTTCTACAATTGTATGTAtgaattttaaactatgtCACCCGGAGTAGCTCGCCATTTAGCAAGACAAATCCTTGCAAACAAGTGCATTCTTGGCCAAGTTTGCAATGCAGCAGTTCATACATCTAGCATTAAATTCTATCTGTCTGATACTGGCAATTGCAGCAATGCTGAGTTTATGAAAACAAGGTATAATGATCTAAGAGATTTGATCTATGAAGACCATGAACAGGTTCATAATGTGGACCCACGAGGAGTATTTGCGATCAACCAAATTAATCTTGGAGAGGTGGGAGTGTATGGGTTTGATTATGACTACACCCTTGCACAATATTCCGACTCCATGCAAGAGTTCATATACACACAGAGCACTAAAGTTTTGGTTGAAAAGCATAATTTTCCTAAAGATCTCCTGAATGTGTCATTTCTACCAGACTTTTGCATTCGGGGATTGCATTACGACATACAGAGGAGCTTGCTAATGAAGGTGGACATCTGTAATGTTATCCAACTTGGTACTGTGTACAGGGGAATGGAGATGGTACCCGATGAAGAGGTTATGTGGTTATTCAATGGAACACGGCACATTCCAAAGCACATTATTGAGCAATCCTATGTTAGCACAGGTGAATCTCTGCGCCAATTAATGGACATTTTCTCCATGCCCGAAATGATGCTGCTGGCAAATGTTGTGGAGTATTTTAGACATAGAAACATTGTTTATGACCCCAGAATCTTGTTTGAAAGTGTACAGGACTCTGTCCGTTCTGTTCATGTTTCGGGCCTCTTGTATGATGAAGTTGCCTCAAacattgataaatatttggataaagGAAGTTTAACACCATTGATTAACTTCTTACTTGCTGGGGGAAAGAAGTTGTTTCTCATTACTAACAGTGGTTATCACTTTGTCAATTGTGGGCTTCGGCATCTAATTGGACCTGATTGGAAAGATGTATTTGATGTTGTGATTGTACAAGCAAAGAAGCCCAGGTTTTTCCACAAGGGTTCAAGACCATTTAAATGTGTGACACCCGACAATTCTTCCTCAAATTTGGTTGTTTCTTGGGAAAGAGTAAATGAGTTCAAAAAGGGAGAAGTTTACTGTGAAGGATGCATCGATGAACTCATGCAGTTGTCCAAATGGGTTGGGAATGAAGTCTTGTACTTCGGTGACCAGATTTATGCTGATTTGTCAGACCCCACATACTCTTATGGCTGGAGAACTGGTGCAGTGATCCCAGAACTCGAAGAAGAGATTTCGGTTATGAATTCTCGTGTGTTTGGGCATTCTGTAATTTGGCTTCAAACTTTGGAACGCCTCTTGGAAAGAATGcaggtaaatttttaaattagtaacCAAGtctgtgtgtttttttagtttggtaCAAAAGTTAAAGTGTATAACAATAAGATGGTATGAAAaaccacagtactataatcatatatattcttttatagATTTACAGAGATGCAGAAAGTCAACAGCTTGTTCGAGAATGGTTGAACGAACGAAACGAgttaaaaactaaagtaaaagaaatttttaatCCAAGATTCGGGTCTGTTTTCCGCTCCCATCTTTCATCTTCTTACTTCGCTGGTCGTCTATGCAGGATGGCAGATCTTTACACATCTTCAGTCAATAACTTAACACAGTACTATCCAAACCATTTCTTTTTCCCTACACGAGGTACTCTACCCCATGAACATGTTGTCAGTCTTGCTTACCAACATGATGGCTATGATCACGCAATTGAGAAGGCACTAAGTGACAAAAGAccaaataacttaaaatagtttgattgatgttttataaatttcatacacatcagaatggaaaatatttgtttaaaaagattcGTCACTGTATATCTAACAGATTGTGTTGTCCAAATCGTTCACAAATTTTGGTAGAACATTGTAAATGTGCGTATTTGTTTGTCGTTTATTTATGAAGATATCTGCAGTTTAACTTATTGTATGTTTGTGTGCGTAATACATGTCACTGTGAACGTAAGTTAAGCAAGCAGCATCTTGATCCAAAGTACATACATGTCGCAGTGTGCCAATGTAATACAGCTTTAAGTGGTGTTGtgtggtttgtttttatttggggTTGACTAGGTACAGGACTacaaaaagcaacaaaaaattCTTAACGTTTAAAAAAGGCAAATTGTAAACATTGTCATTTCTGTCATTGATaataaatgacaaaaaatattcgcTCGATGCCCACTGTGCTAATAGTGACGCTTTGTGTTTCATGGTTGAAAACATTCGTACAGCGTCTAGGTACTTTCCGATCCCCTATGTTAGAAAGACTGTTGTCGACCGGTAGCCTTTGTGTTAACTCGTCCGTGGTAAGATTCTGTTGATTTATACAAGCGTAAGAGGTTGGCTTATCTGTACAGGTGCTATTTATTCCGTACCAAATAGAATTGTGCTTGTGGATCTACCATGGCCGAAGCAGCGAACGTAAAACCTGAACTCGGCTACAACCATCTTGGAAATTACAAAATCGAACGAAAAATTGGCAAAGGTCAATTCAGCGAAGTCTACCGAGCAATATGTTTATTGGACTCAAAGCTGGTTGCTCTGAAAAAAGTAAAggtaaagttacataaatagtGATTTTTAACGTACTTTATGCTTACTAAAACGCTGGAGTTTtataatcaaatatttttgttttagatatTCGAAATGATGGATGCTAAAGCTCGCCAAGATTGTATCAAAGAAATAGATTTATTAAAGGTAATTAttgaaacttatatataaaaaatatctgaacattaattttttgttaaaaactagGTTTTTTCTATCAAAACATACTTgccaatttaattttttttttcagcaaTTGAATCACAGCAATGTGATTTGTTACCTTGCATCATTTATTGAAGATAATGAATTGAATATAGTCCTTGAACTTGCTGATGCGGGAGACCTTAGCAGAATGATAAAGGTTTGTTGCCCATTTATTGTTCTGTTACTATAACATGGTCAAAAGCCTTCCCACGGCTCACTATGAATATATACACCTTAAAAGGCTAGATTTGTTATCTGTAAAATTCCCAAGGATTTGTATTCAAAGTCACCAAAGGTTTGGCAAATTTTGTGTGGAGAAAAAGCACAAAATCAGAACGTTCCTAAAATTATACCCctgtataaataatatatat
Protein-coding sequences here:
- the LOC100181998 gene encoding 5'-nucleotidase domain-containing protein 3, which produces MSPGVARHLARQILANKCILGQVCNAAVHTSSIKFYLSDTGNCSNAEFMKTRYNDLRDLIYEDHEQVHNVDPRGVFAINQINLGEVGVYGFDYDYTLAQYSDSMQEFIYTQSTKVLVEKHNFPKDLLNVSFLPDFCIRGLHYDIQRSLLMKVDICNVIQLGTVYRGMEMVPDEEVMWLFNGTRHIPKHIIEQSYVSTGESLRQLMDIFSMPEMMLLANVVEYFRHRNIVYDPRILFESVQDSVRSVHVSGLLYDEVASNIDKYLDKGSLTPLINFLLAGGKKLFLITNSGYHFVNCGLRHLIGPDWKDVFDVVIVQAKKPRFFHKGSRPFKCVTPDNSSSNLVVSWERVNEFKKGEVYCEGCIDELMQLSKWVGNEVLYFGDQIYADLSDPTYSYGWRTGAVIPELEEEISVMNSRVFGHSVIWLQTLERLLERMQIYRDAESQQLVREWLNERNELKTKVKEIFNPRFGSVFRSHLSSSYFAGRLCRMADLYTSSVNNLTQYYPNHFFFPTRGTLPHEHVVSLAYQHDGYDHAIEKALSDKRPNNLK